The region CATTTAAAAAATATAATGATTAATAGTTCAACAAAATTAACTGAAAATTTAGTACTTACAGAAACATAACGCTTAAATTATTTATAAATATTGTACTAACTTGAAAAAAAAAATTCAACTTTTTTGCAACACTACTTTTTTTGTGTCGTCTTTAGATTGAACACTAACCAAAAACCAACAAGTGAAAGTCGTTACGTTAGATAACATAGAGTTGTGTAAACAAAACAACCGAAAAGCACAATTGCAGTTGTATAACCAATATTGTGATGCCATGTACCATGTGGCTTTACGGTTTGTCCATCACACTGCAGAAGCAGAAGATGTAGTACAGGACGCATTTATTAAAGCGTTTACAAAACTACATCAATTTAAAGGCGACGTTACTTTTGGCGCTTGGTTAAAACGTATTGTTATTAATAAAAGTATTGATTATTTAAAGTCTAAAAAACAACGTTTAGTTGAATTAGATGAGGTGCACCTAAAAGTAATTGATACAGATACTAGTGACAAATGGTTAGTAGAAGACACAACAACTTTAGACCAAATTAAGCAAGCCATTAACAAGCTTCCGGATAAATACAGGTACGTCGTCATGCTCTTTTTAATAGAAGGTTATGATCATCAAGAGATTTCTGAAATATTAAATATTACCGAAGTCGCATCACGTACACAACTATCCAGAGGAAAAGTAAAATTGCAAGACCTTTTAAAACACAATCATTATGGCGAAAGATATTAGAGACCTATTCAAAAACGATAACAAAGTATCTCATCAGCAGATGTCCCAAGGACACGAAGCACGATTTTTAGAGAAGCTAGACCAAGCATTGCCACAAAAAAAGCAATCCAGATGGACGTTTTTAAATATTGCAGCAAGCGTACTACTAGTCATTGGTTTAGGTTTCGGAAGTTACACACTATTTAAAAAGGATATAGAGCCTATAAAAGTGGTGGACAACGACCAACCTAATACTGAAAAAACGATGACGCTTGGCGATATCTCTCCAGATTTAAAAAAGGTGGAAGATTATTATGTGGCTAATATCAATTTAGAGTTATCTAAATTAAAATTAACACCAGACAATAAAGAACTGTTTGATGGTTATGTGTTACGGTTAGAAGAATTAAATGCAGAATACAAAAGCCTATCTAAAGAGCTGACCGATAATGGTCCAGATGAGCATACAGTTAATGCCTTAATCCAAAACCTGAAATTTCGTTTAAACTTGATGTATCGTCTTAAAGAACAACTCAATCAATTAAACAACATAGAAGCTTCCCAAGGGTAGGCTACTAATTAACAAGAAAATGTCACACTAAGCTTGTCGAAGTGTCTAAAAAAAACTAAAAAAGATGAAAACTATATATCTAAATTTAATTTTATTACTAGTAACCGTAAGTGTTACTGCACAACAAAAGTTAAGCAAAATAGACCAATCTGTAAGAGCTAACAAAGATGTTACTGTAGATTTAAATACCAGTCACACTAATATTATTGTAGAAACTTGGAATAAAGATTACATAGAAGTTGAAGCTTATATCGAAAGCAAAAAACTAACTAAAGAACAACTACAAAAAGCAATAGACAATTGGGATGTCACCCTTACAGGAGATTCTGATTACGTAACAATTACTTCAAAAGGAGCAAGAGGTATCTGGTCTGATGATTTGAGCGTCACTATTTTAGATGAAGCATCTATTGAGGCTTTGGCAAATCTACCTGAAACATTAGAACTCAACCTAGAGCCTGTATTAAAAAGTTTAGAAAACTTGGAAGTATTGGGCGAGTTGCCAGAAAAATTAAAGTTGTTAAACCTTCCAAAGTCACCAGACGGTAATTATAATATCGATTTTGATTACGATAGATATAAAAAAGAAGGCGAATCCTATTTAAACTCCTGGAGTAAAAAATACAGAACAGAGTATGGTGAAGCCTATGAAAAAGAAATGCGCGAATGGGCAAAAAGCATCAATCAGGAAGACCTTGACCAGTTTGAAAAAGATATGGAAGAATGGGGAAAGCAGTTAGGTAAAAAAATGGAGGAAGCTTTTGGTGAAGACTTTGAAAAAAGTATGGAAGAATGGGGAGAAAACTTTGGTAAAAAAATGGAGGAAGCTTTTGGCGAAGACTTTGAAAAACGAATGGAAGCTTTTGGAGAACGTCTAGAAAAAGAGTTAGTACCTAAATTAGAAGAACTAGAAAAACGTTTTGAAGCTGAATTTAATGAAGATGGAAAAAAAACAACCAAAAAAAGCGGTAAGTTGTTTGAAGATATAGATTATAACACCACAAAAACCATCATTATAAAAATGCCAAAAAAGGCGAAGCTAAAACTTAACGTTAGACATGGCGAGTTAAAACTAGCCAACGTGTTAGAAAACACCAAAGGAGATATCTCTCATGGATCATTAATAGCTAATCACATTACTGGAGGTAACACCTCCATTAATGTGTCTTATGCTAAAGTGGCTGTAAAAGATTGGATGTCTGGTGAGTTGAAGTTAAAATATGTGGATGATGCCATTATCGCTAATGCCAATAACTTAATACTTAATGCAGTGTCTTCAGATATTGAAATTAATACGCTTTCTGGAAACTCAGTTATTAACGGAAGCTTTGGCGATTTATTAATCAATACCATAGCTTCAGATTTTAGTAATTTAAATATTATTTTAGAAAACAGTGATGCCAAATTAAACTTGCCAAATACAGATTACAATCTGTTTTATAGTGGTAACAAATCTAAATTCAACAATGTAAGTACCTCAAATAAAACCATAAAACACTACCCAAACAATAATAGTAATACTAGCAAAACTATTGTGATTAATGCCAAATTTAGTACTGTAGTTGCTAAATAAATTCTTTAAATTTGGGTTCAATTTTAATATAAAATGAATTCAAAGACACTGTCCCTAATCTTAAGTCAATACACTTCAAAAAACTTATACGTCATTGACGCTTCCATTCCAAAATCAGATTATATTTCTATAGATTTATCGCAATCCAATCCAGCGTTAGATACCTTTGATAATTCTTCATCCAAAGCTTGGGATACCTATATTACCAATTACTTAAACACACACAACAAACAAGTAGCTTTTGGTGGTTATTTAGAGCGTCGAAATTTATATAATAGAAGCGCCTATTTTGCATCACAAAGTCAAGCAGAACAGCGCAATATCCATTTAGGTTTAGATTTATGGTGTCCAGCAGACACACCAGTTTTAGCTTGTTTTGATGGTACCATCCACAGTTTTAAAAACAACACCAATTTTGGAGATTATGGTCCAACCCTAGTTTTGCAACACAAAATCAATGAGGTTGCATTTTACACTTTGTATGGTCATTTAAGTGTAGCGTCCATACTAAATTTAAAAGTAGGCAAAATGGTACAACAAGGTGATACCATAGCTTATTTGGGAGACGCATCTGTAAATGGTGACTATGCGCCACATTTACACTTTCAAATTATAATTGATATACAAGACTATGTTGGAGATTATCCAGGTGTTTGTAGTTTAAATGATTTAGAATTTTTTAAGCAGAACACTATTAATCCTGAAGTGGTTTTGGGGTTGGAGTGAGATATTTTGGATTATATATTTAGAAATATCATTAATTATACATGTTATTGGGTTTTAAGTTTTTGAAAAAAATTAATGCTTTATTTAGCTTATTTTTTATTTCAGAGTTTGGTTTATTTAAAATCCAGTTTTCGATTCCATGAAAACTTTCCACAGGAAAAACTATTCCGTAATCATTTTTCCAATTATCCAATGCTAACTCTAGATTTAAATCTTTGTCAATTAATATTTTGTTATAAATTCCATACATTTCAAAAACACTCATAGCATCTTTATTTTCTGAAAATTTATTTTTAAAAATTTTGACTAGTTTTTTGTCAAAACTTTCATCATTTACGATGTTTTCCTCAAAGAGGTTTGTATAAATAAAACAATTTTCTGGATTAGCTTTAATACCTTTTTTATAATACTCTACAGCTTTCTGATGATGATTTAATTGACCACTAGAAATGCCAGCATTATTATATGCTTGGTCATTTAAAGGATTAATATAAATAATTCTATCAAAAGCTTCAATAGCTTTCAAATGTTGTTTGTTTATATCGTAAATAGTTCCTAAATGCTTTAAAGCTACTTCAAAATTTTTATCTAATTCAGTTGCTTTTTCTAATGCAATAATAGAAGATTCAACATCTCCAGATTTAAATTTGTACAAACCAATATATGCCCAATCATTCGGAGTTCTTTTTGAAGGTTTAGTTGTCAATGCATTATTAGAATATTGTTCTATCATATCCCAATCCCTTTTGGTGTACT is a window of Olleya sp. YS DNA encoding:
- a CDS encoding RNA polymerase sigma factor; the encoded protein is MKVVTLDNIELCKQNNRKAQLQLYNQYCDAMYHVALRFVHHTAEAEDVVQDAFIKAFTKLHQFKGDVTFGAWLKRIVINKSIDYLKSKKQRLVELDEVHLKVIDTDTSDKWLVEDTTTLDQIKQAINKLPDKYRYVVMLFLIEGYDHQEISEILNITEVASRTQLSRGKVKLQDLLKHNHYGERY
- a CDS encoding peptidoglycan DD-metalloendopeptidase family protein gives rise to the protein MNSKTLSLILSQYTSKNLYVIDASIPKSDYISIDLSQSNPALDTFDNSSSKAWDTYITNYLNTHNKQVAFGGYLERRNLYNRSAYFASQSQAEQRNIHLGLDLWCPADTPVLACFDGTIHSFKNNTNFGDYGPTLVLQHKINEVAFYTLYGHLSVASILNLKVGKMVQQGDTIAYLGDASVNGDYAPHLHFQIIIDIQDYVGDYPGVCSLNDLEFFKQNTINPEVVLGLE